The Malus domestica chromosome 10, GDT2T_hap1 genome contains a region encoding:
- the LOC139188324 gene encoding uncharacterized protein, with protein MTQGMENIRAGLRGEVYGQAVDSDDDDDEDECDDDMGPEERRSLKQALRASKQSAWEIEHLHKIPNRGQGSGTSGGAQMRRGGSLRESQPTPPIAPSLYKSSNARQKSVWSYFKGGNVKEGMRRLISKFFIYENVPAAKASSHHFKNMVVGCQQAGVGVQPPTPYEIRNKYLDMEYKDIGEYVNKLRSKWETNGCTIMCDGWTGPTRLSIINFMVYSKGKTIFLKSVDASDHIKNYKYIYKLLRDVIMEVGEHNVVQVVTDNGSAFVKAGKKLMKHHNVFWTSCAAHCIDLMFEAMGKRENVATVVKRARTITNYIYNHGWLLAKMCEFCRGEIIRPATTRFATNYIALNSLLKKKAGLKQLFTSDDWANHNFSRSNTGRLVESIVLDHAFWSQTEHVCQVFEPLYKVLRIVDTEVYPTMGAVYELMRVVKDELERKHGARWVVKIIEDRWYKTLYHDLHAAAYYLNPRYQYRPGVGDDGTLIRAVHNVYSKLDPASPAVGQFGNELTWFKDARRTFGEPTSVAARTNMSPTEWWIMYGTDAPTVRKLAIKVLSQTASSSACERNWSTFALIHTKQRNKLAHSSLEKLVYCYYNMKLQIRDKEAEIDHVDRGDPLDVFDIVGEDDDTEGNQLFQWIRPLHLDDDEGNPAPRVAEEARNEGINVERVLEEEVGSSSADSFEELLHPMPSNTGIPPFSNPTQPQHRADTNDSSSTRSGDSPTTGGGNDEGNSGAGGSGAGGSGGGYGNYYGPPPPGYMSPFTGEANFTHATQDDDHGSRRAGPGIGAIGKDYTRRERGKGILSSQEDDSLSRTSDSFGLGSSNYGYTHNQPFPYPSYPIPVGMESSDSWNQSQPQSSNDFSYGQPQPISDPYGWHINNYMQNYFGDLSFDNYSSQYTHSTHRDDEDSDKFEPHRNSMWY; from the exons atgacacaaggaatggaaaatattcgagctgggctacggggagaagtctatggccaagcggttgacagtgatgatgatgacgatgaggacgaatgtgatgatgacatgggacctgaagaacgacgcagtttgaaacaagcattacgtgcctccaaacagtcagcatgggaaatagaacaccttcataaaattcctaataggggacaaggttccgggacaagtggtggtgcacaaatgagacggggaggtagtcttagagaatcacaaccaacaccaccaatagccccaagtttatataagtcatccaacgcacgtcaaaagagtgtttggagttatttcaagggaggtaatgtgaaggagggaatgaggcgtctaattagcaagttctttatctatgaaaatgtccctgctgcgaaggcttcatcacatcatttcaaaaatatggtagtgggatgtcaacaggccggtgttggagtacaacctcccactccctatgagataagaaacaaatatttggatatggagtataaagacattggcgagtatgttaacaagttgaggtcaaagtgggaaactaatggttgcacaatcatgtgtgacggatggaccggcccgaccagattatctatcatcaacttcatggtatactccaagggcaagacaatttttttgaagtctgttgatgcttcagaccatataaagaattacaagtatatttacaaattattgagggatgtaatcatggaggtgggagagcataatgttgtccaagtcgtgaccgacaacggttctgcatttgtcaaagctggaaaaaagttaatgaagcatcataatgtgttttggacatcatgtgcagcacattgtattgatcttatgtttgaggcaatggggaagagagagaatgttgctactgtggtcaaaagagctagaacgatcactaattatatttacaatcacggttggttgttggcaaagatgtgtgaattttgcagaggagaaattattcgtccagctaccactcgattcgccaccaactatattgcattaaacagcctactcaagaagaaagcagggttgaagcaactattcaccagtgatgattgggccaaccacaattttagccgctcaaatacaggtcgtttggtggaaagtatagtgcttgatcatgctttttggagtcaaacagaacatgtgtgtcaagtgtttgaacctctttacaaagttttacggatcgttgacacagaagtgtatcctactatgggggctgtatatgagttgatgcgtgtagtgaaggatgaattggaaagaaaacatggtgcaaggtgggtcgtaaaaataattgaagaccgatggtataaaacattataccacgatttgcatgcagcag catattatttgaatccccgataccaatacagacccggtgttggagatgatggtacccttatacgtgctgtacataatgtatactctaaattagaccctgcatcaccagcagttggccaatttggaaatgag ctaacatggtttaaagatgcaagaagaacatttggagaaccaacatcagttgctgctcgaacaaatatgtctccta ctgaatggtggatcatgtatgggaccgatgcaccaactgtgagaaagttagcaataaaagtattatcacaaacagcttcctcatcagcttgtgaaagaaattggagcacatttgcactcatccatacaaagcaaagaaataagttggctcatagtagcttggaaaaattagtttattgctactacaacatgaagcttcaaattcgagataaggaagcagaaatcgatcatgtcgaccgtggtgacccactagatgtgtttgatattgttggtgaagatgatgatacggagggtaaccaactttttcaatggattagacctcttcatttagatgatgatgaaggcaacccagctcccagagttgctgaagaagcacgtaatgaagggataaatgtagaaagagtattagaggaggaggtgggatctagcagcgctgactctttcgaAGAACTTTTGCACCCAATGCCAagcaacactggaattccacctttttccaatcctacacaaccacaacatcgtgctgatactaatgatagctctagtacaagatcaggagactcacctaccacaggaggtgggaatgatgaaggaaatagtggagctggaggtagtggagctggaggtagtggtggtggatatggaaactattatggaccaccacctcccggatatatgagccccttcactggtgaggcaaacttcacgcatgcaacacaagatgatgaccatggcagtaggcgggcaggaccaggaattggtgccatagggaaggactatactcgcagagaaagaggcaaagggattttgtcaagtcaagaagatgactcgttatctagaacttcagactcttttggattgggaagtagtaactatggttatactcataaccaaccatttccctacccttcatatcccattcctgttgggatggaatcgagcgactcatggaatcaatcccagcctcaatcttcaaatgatttttcttatggacaacctcaaccaatctcggatccatatgggtggcatattaacaattacatgcaaaactattttggggatttatcatttgataactactcttcacaatacactcattctacacatagagatgatgaagatagtgacaaatttgaacctcataggaactctatgtggtactaa
- the LOC139188710 gene encoding uncharacterized protein, producing the protein MEKGEKREGSRAEKKRVGVGRMEKGEKREGSRAGSRAGRREKDRGQRRREWVWVEWRRGRREKDRGQDRGQEEERRIEGREEESGCGSNGEGGDMCVGVGRMEKGEKRGPARLREDERRIENERERERRTMDNEY; encoded by the exons atggagaagggggagaagagagaaggatcgagggcagagaagaagagagtggGTGTGGGTCGAAtggagaagggagagaagagagaaggatcgagggCAGGATCGAGGgcaggaagaagagagaaggatcgagggcagagaagaagagagtggGTGTGGGTCgaatggagaagggggagaagagagaaggatcgagggCAGGATCGAGGgcaggaagaagagagaaggatcgagggcagagaagaagagagtggGTGTGGGTCgaatggagaagggggagatatgtgtgtgggtgtgggtcgaatggagaagggggagaagagaggtccGGCGCGACTCAGAGAAGatgagagaaggatcgagaatgagagagagagagagagaagg ACAATGGACAACGAATATTAG